The Huiozyma naganishii CBS 8797 chromosome 1, complete genome genome window below encodes:
- the NUP42 gene encoding FG-nucleoporin NUP42 (similar to Saccharomyces cerevisiae NUP42 (YDR192C); ancestral locus Anc_8.398) — protein sequence MSYNRNKQPCRFFQQGHCKFGNSCKYAHVYSNNSNNGYSGKYGSKDNSSGSTELSYQDFIQPGKLSSLQRNLELDLGEVPSFQMKPLSSAFGLADPCALNLINGRDYSMEEFRWQYMQAQKNNTLPQYEIEVNARDQDMRKCILQIKQHPDFAVRYSQKCTQDLKETGTRSITKDFIQFPLNLSDSQALHGNTNTMMGNNSAASAFGTGGFGQAPTANPFAPVAGPTSGGAFGAPSFGSSGGGAFGAPKFGATRMGAATNTNSTFGAPAFGSSGGNAASSTSAFGAPAFGNQANNSGSGSAFGAPSFGASNGTNTATGTGGGAFGKPAFANSAFGAGPTGANTSPFAGIQNTDSATAKPGPFGAANTSSGANPFGSLNKTTSPFGAISTGANNNTAFGQAAFGALNNNAAATQQSPFGQNNANATTTTTGSTNSAFGQSNFGKGPSPFSAGQNNDGSSPFGNLQNQYAPASANSAFTPQNSANSSAGGSGAFGSGAGQNNTSLPFGTVNTPKSSPFATSNQNDTNKNVSAPFETNQTPATASVFASGPKAANAAPSSSSGVFGNAAQNSGTNITPTANKDALKDISAEVLQKFQGTQFNLGDVPDYPPPMELIQQISLMGIKNQ from the coding sequence ATGTCATACAACAGGAATAAGCAACCTTGTAGGTTTTTTCAGCAAGGTCATTGTAAATTTGGGAACTCGTGTAAATATGCCCACGTCTActccaacaacagcaacaacggATATTCGGGAAAGTATGGCTCCAAGGATAACTCTTCAGGATCCACTGAATTATCATACCAAGACTTTATTCAGCCGGGAAAGTTGTCTTCCCTTCAGCGAAATCTCGAACTAGACTTGGGAGAAGTGCCTTCATTCCAAATGAAACCGTTGTCTTCTGCATTTGGTCTGGCCGATCCGTGCGCTTTGAATTTGATCAACGGAAGAGATTACTCAATGGAGGAGTTTCGTTGGCAGTATATGCAGGCccaaaagaacaacaccCTTCCTCAATACGAGATCGAGGTGAATGCAAGAGACCAAGATATGAGGAAATGCATACTACAGATCAAACAACACCCAGATTTTGCCGTTAGGTATTCACAAAAGTGCACACAGGACTTGAAGGAAACCGGTACTCGGAGCATAACAAAAGATTTTATACAATTTCCATTAAATTTGAGTGACAGTCAGGCCCTTCATGGCAATACTAATACAATGATGGGGAATAATAGCGCAGCTTCCGCGTTTGGAACGGGAGGATTTGGGCAAGCTCCGACAGCAAATCCGTTTGCGCCAGTAGCTGGACCGACATCTGGAGGGGCTTTTGGAGCTCCTTCATTTGGATCTAGTGGAGGTGGTGCTTTTGGAGCTCCCAAATTTGGCGCCACTAGGATGGGAGCCGCTACGAATACCAATAGCACATTTGGCGCACCTGCATTTGGATCTTCTGGAGGTAACGCAgcatcttcaacttctgCATTTGGCGCACCTGCATTTGGTAATCAAGCAAACAACTCAGGAAGTGGTAGCGCGTTTGGTGCACCATCATTTGGTGCAAGCAATGGTACGAATACCGCGACTGGTACAGGAGGTGGCGCGTTTGGTAAGCCTGCCTTTGCAAACTCCGCCTTTGGTGCTGGTCCGACTGGTGCAAACACTTCCCCCTTCGCTGGTATACAGAATACTGATAGTGCAACAGCTAAACCGGGCCCTTTTGGCGCAGCAAATACATCATCTGGGGCTAATCCATTCGgatctttgaacaaaacgaCCAGTCCCTTTGGTGCTATATCCACAGGTGCAAACAACAATACAGCATTTGGTCAAGCGGCGTTTGGAGCACTAAACAATAACGCTGCAGCCACGCAACAAAGCCCATTCGGTCAAAACAATGCAAACGCAACAACTACCACAACAGGTAGTACCAATTCTGCATTTGGGCAGTCAAATTTCGGGAAAGGTCCTTCACCCTTCTCCGCTGGTCAAAACAACGACGGCTCCTCGCCGTTTGGGAACTTGCAAAATCAATACGCACCTGCCAGCGCGAACAGTGCATTTACCCCACAAAACTCGGCAAACAGCAGTGCTGGTGGGAGCGGAGCTTTTGGGTCAGGCGCTGGCCAAAATAACACCAGCTTGCCATTTGGGACTGTAAACACACCGAAATCAAGCCCATTTGCGACAAGTAACCAGAATGATACCAATAAAAATGTCTCAGCACCGTTTGAAACCAACCAAACACCTGCCACAGCATCAGTATTTGCTAGCGGCCCCAAGGCAGCGAATGCTGCTccttcatcatcttctgGGGTATTTGGTAATGCTGCGCAAAACTCTGGCACCAACATAACACCGACTGCAAATAAAGACGCGTTGAAGGATATCAGTGCTGAGGTTTTGCAAAAATTCCAAGGTACACAGTTTAATCTTGGCGATGTGCCTGATTACCCACCACCTATGGAGCTCATTCAGCAAATTTCTTTGATGGGGATAAAAAATCAATGA
- the HST4 gene encoding NAD-dependent histone deacetylase HST4 (similar to Saccharomyces cerevisiae HST4 (YDR191W); ancestral locus Anc_8.396), translated as MTQRTECTLQLPLTPPSTVQKKRTNCDERGTDIEPRRLLSQLKSKSRRRTPFHCLKKNRIPKNSVLEIGSASKPSESHKLNYLKSVLNDCENIVMITGAGTSTHCGIPDFRSQKNGMYTKCAATKSLFDMNSIYSDTEQIQRFNQLITSLRELSCKSTPTPFHQFINKLAQQGRLRRLYTQNIDSLETKLPSFCDSVQLPSTAPYPVLIQLHGSVHYTQCTKCNHVTRLDPSDFHEGTDNSKPLIPLCKHCAEIERVREIAGLRLTGVGKLRPRITLYNEPHPEGDIIAEIANLDTKTKSVDCLMIVGTKLDIIGVKQICSNFNHNLQKRRQMGKFVVIFISDELPDRKIMDIFGESGIDLIVHGDCQRVPEFA; from the coding sequence ATGACACAACGTACAGAGTGCACTTTGCAACTGCCGCTAACACCTCCATCCACTGTACAAAAGAAGCGTACAAACTGTGATGAGAGGGGGACAGATATTGAACCAAGAAGACTGCTTTCTCAGTTGAAGAGTAAGAGTAGAAGAAGGACTCCTTTCCACtgcttgaaaaaaaatagaataCCGAAGAATTCAGTACTTGAAATCGGGAGCGCGTCTAAACCGTCCGAATCCCATAAATTGAATTACCTTAAAAGCGTATTGAACGACTGTGAAAATATTGTGATGATCACCGGTGCTGGAACTTCGACACATTGCGGTATCCCAGATTTTAGATCGCAAAAAAATGGGATGTACACCAAGTGTGCGGCTACTAAGTCTCTATTCGATATGAATTCGATATATTCAGATACAGAGCAAATACAAAGATTCAATCAATTGATCACAAGTTTACGGGAATTGTCCTGTAAAAGCACTCCGACTCCCTTCCATCAATTCATTAACAAATTGGCACAACAAGGTCGTCTAAGAAGATTGTACACCCAAAACATCGATTCTTTAGAGACGAAGTTGCCCTCATTCTGTGATTCAGTTCAACTGCCAAGCACAGCACCATACCCAGTGCTCATCCAATTACATGGCTCAGTACATTACACCCAATGTACTAAGTGCAATCATGTGACTAGATTGGACCCCTCAGACTTCCACGAGGGGACAGACAACTCGAAACCTTTGATCCCCCTGTGTAAGCATTGTGCCGAGATTGAAAGAGTACGCGAAATAGCCGGACTAAGGTTAACAGGTGTTGGGAAACTTAGACCGCGGATCACACTCTATAATGAGCCCCATCCGGAGGGGGACATCATTGCCGAGATTGCGAATCTGGAcacaaaaacaaaatcgGTAGACTGTCTCATGATCGTGGGGACTAAATTGGATATTATTGGAGTAAAACAAATATGCTCAAATTTCAACCATAACCTGCAAAAGAGAAGACAAATGGGTAAATTTGTTGTGATCTTCATTAGTGACGAACTGCCGGACAGGAAAATAATGGATATCTTTGGCGAAAGCGGTATTGATTTGATAGTTCATGGCGATTGCCAGAGAGTGCCTGAGTTTGCATGA
- the SND1 gene encoding Snd1p (similar to Saccharomyces cerevisiae YDR186C; ancestral locus Anc_8.390) yields MSVSDSGVPTITVSPSSGARERTNNSMKDDTRPKITVKSKHSLYHLIYSEVTHQRQDYDLSKLQKFNISLYIDIPTIDYYIDGLNDIKLSKFNKKFKLNKLKSSIWKSFTNNNPEFWRLLEETNHKVHCTLSVYSSGSLRYVGTIKFLLETLYNKLQPAVAKGKLSLSINVHVSDISLRWFKNFLDEELLDSKVINFCDTHTVPAAPKKLLSVSKENTMSLSDRKSITQSPFKEYFTKLNYKFTMPHTDKTTLDTIIIITNSTGIKALLTILSDKPLTNFIYQNSIDELYKNQLDTDSVKDETDTLKRESSSLLTFQNKLITSNKDKAVRIRSLSINRKSNKANIFKCVPQGNGHLSSPSVTDQTSNDPMVTISRTKDIYALVDYEDDIAEQRNDSLLTDGNKETGSRSNEAIDDADDEEEDEEEMDVDEDEEDTDEEDDHDEGISFYVPSLLSRSGSSADMRSLDKVSTNNSEGGVPNTQRKGRFRSLSLMDPALRQPFLQDGTIKHSAAATNNTMHQTQSFTNIYIHDGDFNDKVKNQQLQQQHRKKYSFNGAGVPTNTNNGLIPPEFYSRMSSPSTSANSSGTSLNNINSPLMSRTSSSSQLNLFSKNLINKSFEVVRHSNKSSSENIFSKLLVNKNNQKNSNLGTYDCLQFHGSDHSSRLRTLDFEDRMLGNVVEEEEEPETEVEDDLKDKHSSNGTITDLKLQLYDESGDAANGKIPSSLDLYGAKSSEEEQTKSQENVQVKKLQELDLYGDNDEDNGTTWFFGGNK; encoded by the coding sequence ATGAGTGTATCAGATTCAGGAGTGCCCACTATAACGGTGTCACCCTCTAGTGGTGCTAGAGAAAGGACAAATAACAGTATGAAGGACGATACTCGACCTAAGATCACGGTCAAGTCCAAACACTCTCTGTACCATTTGATTTACTCGGAGGTGACTCATCAGAGACAAGATTATGATTTGTCAAAATtacaaaaattcaacattTCACTTTACATCGATATTCCGACCATAGATTACTACATCGATGGGTTAAACGATATTAAACTatccaaattcaacaaaaaatttaaaCTCAATAAACTGAAATCTTCAATATGGAAATCGTTCACGAATAATAATCCTGAATTTTGGAGACTCTTGGAGGAAACTAACCACAAGGTACACTGTACGTTGTCGGTGTACTCTAGTGGATCTTTGAGGTACGTGGGAACTATAAAATTTCTACTGGAGACCCTCTACAACAAACTACAACCTGCAGTAGCAAAAGGGAAACTGTCCCTCAGCATAAACGTCCATGTCTCCGATATATCGCTGAGAtggttcaagaactttctGGATGAGGAGTTACTGGATTCTAAAGTGATTAATTTCTGTGATACGCACACTGTACCTGCTGCACCAAAAAAACTACTTTCAGTAAGTAAAGAAAACACAATGTCTTTATCGGATAGGAAATCAATCACACAATCGcctttcaaagaatacTTTACAAAACTAAACTATAAGTTCACTATGCCTCACACAGATAAAACAACGCTGGATACAATCATCATTATCACAAACAGTACCGGTATAAAGGCACTGTTGACCATTCTATCGGATAAACCATTGACAAATTTTATTTACCAAAACTCAATCGATGAATTGTACAAAAACCAGTTAGATACCGATTCTGTGAAGGACGAAACAgatactttgaaaagagagtCCTCCTCATTATTAACGTTCCAAAATAAATTAATCACGTCGAACAAGGACAAAGCAGTTAGAATTAGATCGTTGTCCATCAACAGGAAATCGAACAAAGCCAACATTTTCAAATGCGTGCCACAGGGGAATGGTCATCTGTCCTCTCCATCCGTGACTGACCAAACCTCTAATGACCCAATGGTCACCATCAGCAGGACAAAGGATATATATGCTTTGGTCGACTACGAAGACGACATCGCAGAACAGCGTAATGATTCGTTGCTGACAGATGGTAACAAGGAAACGGGCAGTAGATCCAATGAGGCTATTGACGATGCcgatgatgaggaggaagacgaggaggaaatggatgtcgatgaggacgaggaggacacggatgaggaggacgacCATGACGAGGGAATCAGCTTCTACGTTCCAAGTTTATTGTCCAGGTCCGGTTCGTCGGCTGACATGCGCTCGCTGGATAAGGTATCAACCAACAACTCGGAGGGCGGGGTTCCTAATACTCAGAGAAAGGGCAGATTCAGATCTTTAAGTTTGATGGACCCTGCATTGAGACAACCTTTCTTACAGGATGGTACAATCAAACACTCCGCGGCGGCCACAAACAACACAATGcatcaaacacaaagtTTCACTAATATTTATATTCATGACGGTGATTTTAACGATAAAGTTAAAAatcaacaactacaacaacaacacagGAAAAAATACTCATTCAATGGCGCAGGTGTGCCAACTAATACAAATAACGGATTAATACCACCGGAATTCTACTCAAGAATGTCGTCTCCATCTACCAGTGCGAACAGCTCAGGGACATCATTAAACAATATCAACTCCCCACTAATGTCAAGGACAAGCTCCAGTTCGCAGTTAAACTTGTTCTCAAAAAACCTGATCAACAAATCATTTGAGGTGGTTAGGCATAGCAACAAGAGCTCGAGCGAGAACATCTTCAGCAAACTACTtgtgaacaagaacaatcAGAAAAACTCCAATTTGGGCACATATGATTGCCTGCAATTTCACGGGAGTGACCACTCAAGCAGGTTGAGAACATTGGATTTCGAAGACAGGATGCTGGGTAACGTcgttgaagaggaggaggaaccaGAAACAGAGGTAGAGGATGATTTAAAGGATAAGCATAGCAGTAACGGCACAATCACCGATTTGAAGTTGCAACTCTACGACGAGTCTGGAGACGCCGCTAATGGTAAAATACCCTCGTCGCTGGATTTGTACGGTGCCAAGAGCAGTGAGGAAGAACAGACCAAATCTCAAGAGAATGTACAAGTTAAGAAACTGCAAGAACTGGATTTGTACGGAGACAATGACGAGGATAATGGAACAACATGGTTCTTTGGTGGGAATAAATAA
- the ATC1 gene encoding Atc1p (similar to Saccharomyces cerevisiae ATC1 (YDR184C); ancestral locus Anc_8.387), with protein sequence MSSSNEIEHKDNDPAPENIEKTLHQLLDAASHALDTYSDNHREVFSEEQMLLEAMKPDQFQGLPDFEKAFEKIMGNIDAHGLMDSTEGEESGSISPKLSCNADQINSPHTFFQLDEMDFPAEEDDSGADGVNNSAKRKLADTEDHDSSINKKKMKALSSTNEKQPITGKVFAEPFLSPASLSPMSSLSSEGTDSRDLKLDRRGDNVVKGTTRPAISQTIHIKGKVEDSETNLPEKLTNEYTMKQVSEMKKRIINTHKLILNFNFLKDGYARTCIELKKSLQSLKESEVHRAHLLLENEQLRERLARQEQYIPVGKNDDAVTDT encoded by the coding sequence ATGTCTTCCAGTAACGAAATTGAACACAAAGACAATGATCCAGCTCCAGAAAATATAGAAAAAACCCTTCACCAGTTGCTCGATGCTGCCAGTCATGCATTAGACACATACAGTGATAATCATAGAGAGGTGTTTTCTGAAGAGCAAATGCTGCTCGAAGCTATGAAACCGGATCAGTTTCAAGGTTTACCTGACTTTGAAAAAGCGTTTGAGAAAATAATGGGAAACATAGATGCACATGGATTGATGGACTCTACTGAGGGCGAAGAAAGTGGCAGCATTAGCCCGAAACTTTCATGCAATGCAGATCAAATAAATAGTCCACACACatttttccaattggacGAAATGGATTTTCCcgctgaagaagatgacAGTGGTGCCGATGGCGTAAACAACAGCGCGAAACGAAAACTCGCTGACACGGAGGATCATGATAGCTCTattaataaaaaaaagatgaaGGCACTTTCTAGTACAAATGAAAAGCAACCTATAACGGGAAAAGTTTTTGCAGAACCCTTTCTTTCACCTGCGTCGCTCTCTCCAATGTCGTCGTTATCATCCGAGGGCACTGATTCCAGGGACCTCAAATTAGACCGACGTGGTGATAATGTTGTGAAAGGGACAACAAGACCTGCAATCTCTCAGACAATACACATAAAAGGAAAAGTTGAAGACTCGGAAACTAATCTGCCTGAAAAATTGACAAATGAATACACTATGAAACAGGTTTCTGAaatgaaaaagagaatTATCAACACGCATAAACTAATTCTaaacttcaatttcttaAAAGACGGCTATGCGAGAACCTGCATCGAATTAAAGAAATCATTacaatctttgaaagagagtGAAGTTCATAGAGCACATTTGCTTCTGGAAAATGAGCAGTTACGGGAGAGATTGGCAAGGCAAGAACAGTATATACCAGTCGGAAAGAACGACGACGCTGTCACTGATACTTGA
- the PLP1 gene encoding Plp1p (similar to Saccharomyces cerevisiae PLP1 (YDR183W); ancestral locus Anc_8.385) translates to MQERIRKYENDILKANLAATDNLPTRDTDSDIEDIDGLLEELENEEDDFLSRYREQRMDEISRHLKEVERNVQEDNYGIVELMTDESELIERSTNTARIIIHFQLEHFEKCRIMNDRLDELAKKYLSTKFVKIEVSNCPFLVSKLNIKVLPLVVGYRNGLESTKLIGFSQLGNDSKGFPLSRLENILISSKLIKLFSQTERKPNRDDEDSDLDI, encoded by the coding sequence ATGCAAGAACGAATCAGAAAATATGAAAACGATATATTAAAAGCCAACCTGGCTGCTACAGACAACCTACCGACAAGAGATACAGATTCAGATATTGAAGATATCGATGGGTTGTTGGAGGAGCTTGagaatgaagaagatgattTCTTGAGCAGATATAGAGAGCAAAGGATGGACGAAATATCAAGACACCTGAAAGAAGTGGAAAGGAATGTACAGGAGGATAATTATGGGATCGTGGAATTGATGACGGATGAATCCGAACTGATCGAGAGAAGCACAAATACGGCCAGAATCATCATACATTTCCAATTGGAGCATTTCGAGAAATGTAGGATCATGAATGATAGACTAGATGAGCTAGCGAAAAAATATTTATCAACAAAGTTTGTTAAAATAGAAGTATCTAATTGTCCgtttttggtttcaaagCTTAATATCAAAGTGCTTCCCTTAGTAGTTGGTTATAGAAATGGGTTGGAAAGTACGAAATTGATTGGATTTAGTCAATTGGGGAACGATAGTAAAGGGTTTCCTCTATCCAGGTTAGAGAATATCTTGATATCGTCCAAGTTGATAAAATTATTTTCTCAAACTGAAAGAAAACCCAATAGAGATGATGAGGATAGCGACCTTGATATATAA
- the CDC1 gene encoding putative lipid phosphatase CDC1 (similar to Saccharomyces cerevisiae CDC1 (YDR182W); ancestral locus Anc_8.383) has translation MESINRNRGKGRFKPLLNGDRIEKKAGKLRDRFMGSHYTTKLPYFFWLSKMNWKIILCSFCAWGILINYYERIVVKRAMERCQWSRWEQWPDNAQSHKVGLFADPQIMDGYSYPGRSSVINYFTRVIIDHYHIRNWKYVQYYLNPDTNIFLGDLFDGGRNWDDDVWMEEYKRFRSIFPKKPNKKTITSLPGNHDIGFGETVIEPSFKRFSTFFGDTSSIHNVGNHSFVLLDTIALSATNNDNVSSIPRQFLTDYSKMEHPYPRILLTHVPLWRDVSKQTCGSKRESDKLFPVQKGLQYQTVIDQAISQDILTQIAPKYVFSGDDHDYCHIKHHYFVEGRTEFADEITVKSCAMNMGISRPAIQLLSLHNDVSLPSQDSTIQTEICYLPDPFKPLWMYISFALLNLFLVSIVVCKKMDKNKVASLPLPVEMEKSHSRTGFFKGNVRQKMHLIFLHVLAVVPMVLVIFYYYFVIL, from the coding sequence ATGGAGAGTATCAACAGAAATAGAGGCAAAGGTCGCTTCAAACCACTGCTTAATGGTGATCGGATAGAAAAGAAGGCGGGAAAGCTCCGTGATCGTTTTATGGGAAGTCACTACACTACTAAATTGCCGTACTTCTTCTGGTTATCCAAGATGAATTGGAAGATTATTCTTTGTTCCTTTTGTGCCTGGGGCATACTAATCAACTACTATGAGAGAATTGTTGTTAAGAGAGCCATGGAACGTTGTCAATGGTCGCGGTGGGAACAATGGCCCGACAACGCACAAAGCCACAAAGTTGGCCTCTTTGCTGATCCTCAAATTATGGACGGATATTCTTACCCGGGTAGGTCATCAGTTATAAATTACTTCACTAGGGTAATTATCGATCACTACCATataagaaactggaaatACGTACAGTATTACTTGAACCCGGAtacaaatatttttttgggggATCTATTTGATGGAGGTCGGAATTGGGATGATGACGTTTGGATGGAAGAGTACAAACGGTTTCGTTCTATCTTCCCTAAGAAACCTAATAAGAAAACAATCACTTCCCTGCCAGGAAATCATGACATTGGCTTTGGGGAAACTGTGATAGAACCCAGTTTTAAAAGATTTTCTACCTTTTTTGGGGATACTTCTAGCATACACAACGTTGGCAATCACAGCTTTGTGCTATTGGATACCATCGCTCTGTCAGCAACCAATAACGACAATGTTTCCTCAATCCCAAGACAGTTCTTGACTGACTATAGTAAAATGGAGCATCCATACCCACGGATCCTGTTGACCCATGTTCCCTTATGGAGGGATGTCTCAAAACAGACCTGTGGTTCTAAGAGGGAATCAGATAAATTGTTTCCGGTCCAGAAAGGTTTACAATACCAAACCGTGATTGACCAAGCAATTTCTCAAGACATTTTAACTCAGATAGCCCCAAAATATGTGTTTTCAGGAGACGATCACGACTACTGTCATATTAAGCATCACTACTTTGTGGAAGGGCGTACAGAATTTGCAGATGAGATTACCGTAAAATCCTGCGCAATGAATATGGGGATTAGTAGACCGGCAATTCAGCTGCTCTCTTTGCATAACGATGTTTCACTACCGTCACAGGATTCTACCATTCAGACAGAGATATGCTATCTTCCAGACCCATTCAAACCGTTGTGGATGTATATATCCTTTGCTCTGCTCAACTTATTTTTGGTATCGATTGTTGTCTGCAAGAAAatggacaagaacaaagTTGCATCATTGCCTCTGCCTGTAGAAATGGAGAAGTCTCACAGCCGTACAGGATTTTTCAAAGGGAATGTTCGTCAAAAGATGCACTTAATTTTCCTCCACGTATTGGCCGTTGTACCGATGGTACTGGTTATTTTCTACTACTATTTTGTAATTTTATAG
- the SAS4 gene encoding Sas4p (similar to Saccharomyces cerevisiae SAS4 (YDR181C); ancestral locus Anc_8.382) yields the protein MSMERESHSPTRSLRSKTADVSHKEMMFDFDAEEFEINPEQKLTFIFREALTHDSPVSKEGSNGARDVSNLEDKSVVDTGRGNPPDLHQIKESITSMILKVEQHSIIPEGVDMKDYESSDELETSRMDDANFAEKQSKPSDPLLDEVYSIYHKKMLKQENRMIEQDLVQEEDEADRLRLMYDKLNLPNWVSNLQKITKINNPDDTVELDTKRRKTKIAIRGMLDKYDLTKNNSHVLHRSKRYTPKLGQRRMDLYQNVNRRYLAQYHSSSDDEEATLSVEDIRSRRLKKREQDCSGSIFISTGYGQKSCSRYAIVAEPLRKPYIIKTSNAEKETWKRLKSTTKEFSYKTKPANIVGKMKQKIPIPLTFHPEHINLFFHQCLKRFLNGVFPVQKNSSNDEYNNFGTITTNEKTHVPITPTNAIENTSLNSNNTVSSILADVNSRTILEEEYQRANIADRESGNICVPVQSPTPVTKETQLLPSFRSKIHSIEGTSIKGNTCNDLTREPERKSGMALRDNQSKQFAFQPIIEGTNLIHGFQSKPSIMTSSQNDTACRSNMELFYGKREESTTEVGRAPVGTKSFEAQRNIQKMLKQGVPSTEDQFVPTGKHQLEIVPQQSMNKSESGYSAEKVMRNPSTTRNNNYFVEEKGNANIQSEKLSSFQNLLRACVPSNEIPTLIKETPSPFTNTEYAPSVPSLTDKPTRTVNVLTARRKPRFTDSEQTQNTYGTSVDEVQM from the coding sequence ATGAGTATGGAGAGGGAAAGCCACAGCCCGACGCGGTCGCTGAGGTCGAAAACTGCTGATGTGTCGCATAAGGAAATGATGTTTGATTTCGATGCCGAAGAGTTCGAGATTAATCCTGAACAGAAGCTGACATTTATATTCAGAGAGGCACTTACCCATGACTCtcctgtttcaaaagaaggttCTAATGGCGCTAGAGACGTGAGCAATTTGGAGGACAAATCAGTGGTCGATACAGGTCGCGGTAACCCACCCGACTTGCATCAAATTAAAGAAAGCATCACGAGTATGATACTTAAAGTTGAACAGCATTCCATAATTCCAGAGGGAGTAGATATGAAAGATTACGAATCATCCGACGAACTAGAGACTAGTAGAATGGACGATGCTAATTTTGCTGAAAAGCAGAGCAAACCCTCCGATCCTCTTCTAGATGAGGTATATTCAATATACCATAAGAAAATGctcaaacaagaaaaccGAATGATAGAACAAGATTTAGtgcaagaggaggatgaaGCTGATAGATTAAGACTGATGTACGATAAGTTAAATCTGCCTAATTGGGTTTCTAACCTACAGAAAATTACTAAAATCAACAACCCTGATGATACGGTTGAACTAGAtacaaaaagaaggaagacTAAAATTGCCATACGAGGAATGCTGGATAAATATGATCTGACTAAAAACAATTCTCACGTTCTTCATAGATCAAAAAGATATACTCCTAAATTAGGACAAAGAAGGATGGATCTTTATCAAAATGTAAATAGGAGGTACCTTGCGCAATATCATAGTTCGTctgatgatgaggaggcGACATTATCAGTTGAAGATATCCGATCTAGACgattgaagaaaagagaacaGGACTGCTCTGGATCGATTTTCATCTCTACCGGTTACGGACAGAAAAGTTGTTCTAGGTATGCAATAGTTGCTGAGCCTCTGCGAAAACCATATATTATTAAAACGAGTAATGccgaaaaagaaacttgGAAAAGGCTTAAATCAACAACGAAAGAATTTTCCTATAAAACAAAGCCCGCTAACATCGTTGGAAAAATGAAACAGAAAATTCCGATACCTCTGACGTTTCATCCCGAACACATaaacctttttttccatCAATGTCTCAAGAGGTTTTTGAATGGAGTGTTCCCGgtccaaaaaaatagtagCAACGATGAATATAACAATTTTGGAACGATAACGACTAACGAAAAAACGCATGTTCCCATCACACCAACCAATGCTATTGAAAATACATCTCTGAATTCTAACAACACAGTATCTTCCATATTAGCTGATGTCAATAGTAGAACtatacttgaagaagagtaCCAAAGAGCCAATATTGCTGATCGGGAAAGTGGAAACATTTGTGTACCGGTACAATCACCTACACCTGTTACGAAAGAAACCCAACTTTTGCCGTCTTTTCGATCAAAGATTCATAGCATTGAGGGAACTTCTATTAAGGGAAATACTTGTAATGATTTAACGCGAGAACCTGAGAGAAAATCTGGGATGGCGTTGCGGGATAACCAGTCGAAACAGTTTGCTTTTCAACCTATCATAGAGGGAACAAATTTGATTCATGGATTCCAAAGTAAACCGAGTATTATGACATCGTCCCAAAATGATACAGCATGCCGTTCAAATATGGAACTTTTTTATGGGAAAAGGGAAGAGTCGACCACCGAAGTGGGAAGAGCACCTGTCGGAACAAAATCATTCGAGGCACAGCGAAATATTCAAAAGATGCTAAAACAAGGGGTACCTTCAACTGAAGATCAATTTGTTCCAACAGGTAAGCATCAATTAGAAATTGTTCCTCAACAGAGCATGAACAAATCAGAGAGTGGATATAGTGCGGAAAAAGTGATGAGAAATCCCTCTACAACTAGGAACAATAATTATTTTGTTGaggaaaaaggaaatgCTAACATTCAGAGCGAAAAACTTTCATCATTCCAGAATCTCTTACGAGCCTGTGTTCCCAGTAATGAGATTCCAACCTTAATTAAGGAAACACCCTCTCCTTTTACCAATACAGAATATGCGCCATCTGTCCCAAGCTTAACTGATAAACCGACCAGGACAGTAAATGTTTTGACCGCCAGACGGAAGCCACGCTTCACAGATAGTGAGCAAACACAAAATACGTATGGAACATCTGTGGATGAGGTACAGATGTGA